In Chryseobacterium oranimense, a single window of DNA contains:
- a CDS encoding ester cyclase produces the protein MNNTKNKEAIRLLYDSIFNTKNFEKLPVLISDNYTNSIGEKGITAFQKPITELANAFPDAQWKVEDIITENNKVIVKQTFTGTHKLPFQNINPTYKTISVKGIATYLFKNGKIVFSEIETDRFSFLQQLGALPNLPEQPGNSNIIFLIDQFFIPKSSIAEFKERMAYNRVFIKSLSGFISDKVLENRDDSENLIVITVTEWQNQDKLNEAKIAVQAEYKRIGFNPKDFYEKLNIKMERGQYQPFQE, from the coding sequence ATGAACAATACCAAAAACAAAGAAGCTATACGGCTTCTCTACGATTCTATATTTAATACTAAAAACTTTGAAAAATTACCGGTTTTAATATCGGATAACTATACAAATTCTATTGGTGAAAAAGGTATAACCGCTTTCCAAAAGCCTATTACAGAGTTGGCCAACGCTTTTCCTGATGCCCAGTGGAAAGTTGAGGATATAATTACTGAAAACAATAAAGTTATCGTCAAACAAACATTTACAGGCACACATAAACTTCCGTTTCAAAACATTAACCCAACATACAAAACGATTTCTGTAAAGGGAATTGCAACCTACCTATTTAAAAATGGAAAAATTGTTTTTAGTGAAATTGAAACAGACCGTTTTAGCTTTTTACAACAATTAGGAGCTTTGCCAAATCTGCCGGAACAACCTGGTAATTCAAATATTATTTTTCTAATTGATCAATTCTTTATTCCCAAATCTTCCATTGCAGAATTTAAAGAAAGAATGGCTTATAATAGAGTTTTTATTAAAAGTCTTTCAGGGTTTATTAGTGATAAAGTTTTGGAAAATCGTGATGATAGCGAAAACCTGATCGTCATTACTGTTACAGAGTGGCAAAACCAAGATAAGCTGAATGAAGCAAAAATTGCCGTACAAGCAGAATATAAAAGAATCGGATTTAATCCAAAAGATTTTTACGAAAAATTGAATATAAAAATGGAACGCGGGCAGTATCAACCTTTTCAAGAATAG
- a CDS encoding helix-turn-helix domain-containing protein: MKVFEYRSAKALEPFVKAIKIIESLEEIQNRVLPGASIAMAFCFSGQNSYTMNSERIILPKAIISGLRKSVRLINYSQNTSTLIVLFKENGASTFFKEPLYGLFEKSVLLDHIVNPNDVRNVEEMLCEAKCNLQRVKIVEQFLLKRLINPNPDMLISSAVAQIQEAKGHIKINRLADSLHISNDAFEKRFRRNIGSSPKQFASITRMSAIIPLKAKGQLLDIAFDAGFYDQAHFNKDFKLFTGQTPTEFYKSASFW; encoded by the coding sequence ATGAAAGTATTTGAGTATAGATCAGCGAAGGCACTGGAACCTTTTGTAAAGGCTATCAAAATTATCGAAAGCCTTGAGGAAATACAAAACAGAGTGCTGCCGGGAGCTTCAATAGCAATGGCTTTTTGTTTTAGCGGACAAAACTCATACACTATGAATTCGGAGCGGATCATATTACCAAAAGCAATAATTTCAGGGCTCCGGAAATCAGTACGACTTATCAATTACTCTCAAAATACTTCTACACTAATTGTCCTGTTCAAAGAAAACGGAGCTTCCACATTTTTTAAAGAACCTCTTTACGGCCTATTTGAGAAAAGCGTTTTGCTTGATCATATTGTGAATCCCAACGATGTCAGAAACGTTGAGGAAATGCTGTGTGAAGCAAAATGCAACCTTCAAAGAGTAAAAATTGTAGAACAGTTCTTATTAAAAAGATTAATTAACCCAAATCCTGATATGCTGATATCAAGTGCTGTTGCTCAAATCCAGGAAGCAAAAGGTCACATTAAAATAAACAGATTAGCAGATTCGCTACACATCAGCAACGATGCCTTTGAGAAACGATTTAGAAGAAACATCGGTTCATCACCAAAACAGTTTGCATCCATTACCCGGATGTCTGCTATTATTCCTCTAAAAGCAAAGGGACAGCTTCTGGACATTGCTTTTGATGCCGGATTTTACGATCAGGCTCATTTCAACAAAGATTTTAAACTTTTTACCGGACAAACACCAACTGAATTTTATAAATCTGCCTCCTTTTGGTAA